In the Myxococcota bacterium genome, CGCTGGAGTCCTTCCTCGAACAGGTTCCCTTCGCCCAGTCGTGCGGGATGCGGATCGTCGAGGCGGACGCGAGCGCCGGCACGCTCGTCGTCGAGATGCCGATCGCCGACCACCTCGAGCGGCAACGCGGCTCGGGCCAGTTCCACGGGGGCGCGGTCGCGAGCCTCATCGATACCGCGGGCACGTTCGCGATGATCATGGTGACCGGGTCGATCGTCTCGACCGTCGACATGCGCACCGACTTTCTGCGGCCGGCCGTGGGTTCGTTGCGGGCCGAAGCGCGGGTGCGCAAGGCCGGGAAGCGGATCGGCGTCGTGGACATCGATGTGACCGGGGCCGAAGATCGGGCGGTTGCCGTGGGCCGAGGGACGTTCGCCTCCGTGGGCTAGGCGAGCGCCTACACTGAGGAAGCCGCCCAACACTGGAGGTCGCTCGTGGCGCATTCCGATTCGTTCTCGAAGGTCACCGCGGTCGTCGGCTGGGGGTTGATCGCGCTCGGTCTCGCCGTGTTCGCCATCCGGATCCAGCACGCGGGGGCCTATGCCATACCCGGTGGCGGCAACCTCTTCGGAGGCCTCGGCGCGCTCGTACTCGGCGGGCTGCTCCTGTGGCGGAGCGCGCCGCGCCCGCTCCACTGGTTGGCCCTCGTGACCACGCCCGTGGTGCTCTTCTTCGGTCTCTACGCGACGATGGCCGAGGTCGAAGAAGTGATCTCGCTCTACGCGACCGACAGTGCGGGGCGTCCTGCGGAGCTCCGGCTCTGGATCATCGATCGCGAAGACGGCGCGTGGGTCGGCATGCCGCGCTCGAAGGCGATCGAGCACTCCCTCGACGGCGCGCGCCTCGAGATGCTGCGCGGGGGCGAGACCCAGTGCGTGGTTCCGGTGCTCCACGAGGACCGACCGACCGTCACGACGATCCACGCGCTCAAGGTGGAGAAGTATGGCGTGGCGCAGGCGGCGGCTGCGATCGGCTTCTATCCGCGCGAGGCGCCGGATACCTCGGTGTCGCTCCGCTTCGATCCCTGCCCGCCTGCGGCAACGCCCTCGAGGTAGGGCCGCTTCGCCTCGAAGGCCTCGAGTCGCGCTTGCCGCGCCTCGAACTCCGGTGCCTCCTCGCCGCCTGCGAGTTCGATGGCCGAGCGCTGGTGCTCGACCGCGTCACGGAAGTTCCCTTTCGCCGCCAGCGCGACCGCCATCGTCTCGAGGGTCTCGGGCGTGCGGTCGTGGAGGAACGCATCGCTGGCGAGGTCGACCGCGCGATCGACGTCGCGTCGGGCGGGATCGGGGTGGGTGGCGAGGAGCCACGCGAGCTGAAGCCGTAGATGGACGTCGCCGGGGCCGTGCCGCAGCCCGACCTGCAGCGCTGCGATCGCCTCGTCGCGCTCGCCCCGCTCACGGAGGGAAGGGACGAGTGCGCGGTGGCCATGGGGAATGTCGGGGGCGAGAGCGACCGCCTCTCGGTAGCGGGCGACCGCCGCATCCGAGTCGCCGCGCGCGTCGTGTTGCCGCCCCACGCCGACCATCGAGATCGCGGCGCGGCGACGCATCTCCGGGTCGTCCGGGCGCAGCGCGAACGCCTCCTGGAAGGCTTCGATCGCCTCGGTGTGCCTCTCCTGCCGCGCGAGCGCGAAGCCCAGGTCGCGGTAGAGGTCGGCGCGGACCTCGCCCGAGCTGTC is a window encoding:
- a CDS encoding PaaI family thioesterase, with the translated sequence MSDDVKATLESFLEQVPFAQSCGMRIVEADASAGTLVVEMPIADHLERQRGSGQFHGGAVASLIDTAGTFAMIMVTGSIVSTVDMRTDFLRPAVGSLRAEARVRKAGKRIGVVDIDVTGAEDRAVAVGRGTFASVG
- a CDS encoding tetratricopeptide repeat protein, whose amino-acid sequence is MTPARLLLLCLFLVLGGVALWVFGPTPVERLAVLIEERRWPEAEALARSALEDSSGEVRADLYRDLGFALARQERHTEAIEAFQEAFALRPDDPEMRRRAAISMVGVGRQHDARGDSDAAVARYREAVALAPDIPHGHRALVPSLRERGERDEAIAALQVGLRHGPGDVHLRLQLAWLLATHPDPARRDVDRAVDLASDAFLHDRTPETLETMAVALAAKGNFRDAVEHQRSAIELAGGEEAPEFEARQARLEAFEAKRPYLEGVAAGGQGSKRSDTEVSGASRG